A genomic region of Caloenas nicobarica isolate bCalNic1 chromosome 9, bCalNic1.hap1, whole genome shotgun sequence contains the following coding sequences:
- the LOC135992168 gene encoding uncharacterized protein LOC135992168, producing MPALLALLAAALLALLGARRAAAPGAWVPVKRWALGCLLLFHGAWRQRAAGGGSAESRRPRPLRPDPHALDSIYFTGFAETNKTFVIARLAKRPNGICEMWLFLRVEGTGEFEHPQHPNMLVSDESEEIWSGGGLAIEYAEPQMRWKISFDGLLRKGPYRQQWSEEEGELVPVKFSFHWENFTEVFDFSADSHRSAFARAFAQEPWTFEFFQRVKKQREQHFRHEQWGQSVGEIEIENQEKTELSLKGVRSHSYGIRDWSEIYRYVMILARFEDGTAAHLTVINMPATTTHLTVGYVFFPDGRKAGIEWSNASLAEMAADGVIGDKYGVTFTAGGEYFDVSATLDKQACPVVYNGLTGRGVFHECIADFQLNGLTQGWGLVEFYYRDEAAQLVPNLRLGSKAEGPDLSSWHPATDSSPP from the exons ATGCCGgcgctgctggcgctgctggcGGCGGCGCTGCTGGCGCTGCTCGGGGCTCGGCGGGCGGCCGCCCCTGGCGCTTGGGTCCCGGTGAAGCGCTGGGCCCTGGgctgcctcctgctcttccACGGCGCCTGGAGGCAGCGGGCGGCCGGCGGAGGTTCCGCGGAGTCACGGCGGCCGCGCCCGCTCCGCCCCGACCCCCAC gCGCTGGATTCAATTTATTTCACCGGCTTTGCAGAGACCAACAAGACTTTTGTGATCGCTCGTCTTGCCAAACGCCCGAACGGGATCTGCGAGATGTGGCTCTTCCTGCGGGTGGAGGGAACAGGAGAGTTTGAA CACCCACAACATCCAAACATGCTGGTGAGTGATGAATCCGAAGAGATTTGGAGTGGAGGAGGGCTCGCTATTGAATACGCAGAGCCCCAAATGCGCTGGAAAATAAGCTTCGATGGGTTACTCAG AAAAGGACCCTACCGACAGCAGTGGAGTGAAGAGGAAGGTGAACTTGTACCAGTTAAATTCTCTTTCCA CTGGGAGAACTTCACAGAAGTCTTTGACTTTAGTGCCGACAGTCACCGCAGTGCATTTGCACGTGCTTTTGCCCAGGAACCGTGGACCTTCGAGTTCTTCCAAAGGGTCAAAAA acAAAGAGAACAACATTTCCGACATGAGCAGTGGGGCCAGTCTGTTGGAGAAATTGAAATAGAAAATcaggagaaaacagaacttTCCCTCAAAGGCGTTCGGAGCCACTCTTACG GTATCCGGGACTGGTCTGAGATTTACCGTTATGTCATGATTTTGGCACGCTTTGAA GACGGGACTGCAGCACATTTAACAGTTATTAACATGCCAGCAACCACAACTCA ccTCACTGTAGGTTATGTTTTTTTCCCCGATGGGAGGAAGGCTGGCATTGAGTGGTCCAACGCCTCGCTGGCCGAGATGGCTGCTGATGGTGTTATCGGGGATAAATACGGAGTCACTTTTACTGCTG GTGGCGAGTACTTTGATGTTTCTGCAACGCTGGATAAGCAGGCTTGCCCTGTGGTGTATAATGGCCTGACTGGACGCGGCGTTTTCCACGAGTGCATTGCGGATTTCCAGCTGAACGGGTTAACGCAAGGCTGGGGCTTGGTTGAATTTTATTACAG GGATGAAGCCGCCCAGCTGGTTCCGAATTTGCGGCTTGGATCAAAAGCTGAAGGACCTGACCTTTCCTCCTGGCACCCTGCGACCGACAGCTCTCCCCCGTGA
- the ZDHHC7 gene encoding palmitoyltransferase ZDHHC7: MQSSGHRFRDVEHHPLLADNDTYDSSSSEADMAERVWFIRDGCGMVCAIMTWLLVVYADFVVTFVMLLPSKDFWYSVINGVLFNCLAVLALSSHLRTMLTDPGAVPKGNATKEYMDNLQLKPGEVIYKCPKCCSIKPERAHHCSICKRCIRKMDHHCPWVNNCVGEKNQRFFVLFTMYIALISAHALILCGFQFFSCVRGQWTECSDFSPPVTVILMIFLCLEGFLFLTFTAVMFGTQIHSICNDETEIERLKSEKPTWERRLRWEGMKSVFGGQPSLLWINPFAGFRIRQLLLRAKKGGPEFSV, translated from the exons ATGCAGTCATCAGGGCACAGGTTCCGTGATGTTGAGCACCACCCACTTCTCGCTGACAATGACACCTACGATTCCTCTTCCTCAGAGGCCGACATGGCAGAGAGGGTTTGGTTCATCCGCGACGGCTGCGGGATGGTCTGTGCTATAATGACGTGGCTTCTGGTTGTCTATGCAGACTTCGTAGTGACTTTTGTCATGTTGCTGCCTTCCAAAGACTTTTGGTACTCTGTGATCAACGGTGTTCTCTTCAACTGCTTGGCGGTACTGGCTTTGTCGTCGCATCTGAGAACTATGCTGACTGATCCA GGGGCTGTACCCAAAGGAAATGCCACTAAAGAATACATGGATAATTTGCAACTGAAACCAGGAGAGGTGATCTACAAATGTCCAAAGTGCTGTAGTATCAAACCTGAACGTGCACACCATTGCAG tATTTGCAAACGATGTATTCGAAAGATGGATCACCACTGCCCCTGGGTGAATAATTGTGTGGGGGAGAAAAATCAGagattttttgttctgtttacg ATGTATATAGCCCTAATCTCAGCTCATGCGCTCATATTGTGTGGGTTCCAGTTCTTCTCCTGTGTCCGAGGGCAGTGGACTG aatgCAGTGACTTCTCCCCACCTGTAACTGTGATCCTGATGATCTTCTTGTGCCTTGagggttttctgtttctcactttCACTGCAGTCATGTTTGGCACCCAAATCCACTCAATATGCAATGATGAAACG GAGATTGAAAGACTGAAGAGTGAAAAGCCAACGTGGGAGCGAAGACTCCGCTGGGAAGGAATGAAATCTGTTTTTGGGGGTCAGCCTTCGCTCCTGTGGATCAATCCTTTTGCGGGATTCCGAATCAGGCAGCTTCTACTGAGAGCAAAGAAAGGAGGGCCTGAGTTTTCTGTTTGA